A segment of the Leptolyngbya sp. NIES-3755 genome:
GTCGAAGGGTATCAACTCCCGCTTCGGACAGTCCAGCATATCGAACTTTGCCCTCTTGGATCAAATCCGCGATCGCGCCCACGGTTTCTTCAATGGGCACATTCGGATCAACTCGTGCTGGATAGTACAAATCAATGTAATCGACTCCTAACCGCTGCAAGCTGTAAGCCAGAAAGTTCCGCACTGCAACGGGGCGATTGTCTGCACCAATAAAATTACCTTTATGATCTCGAAGCTGTCCGAACTTGACTGCAATGAAAACGCGATCGCGGGGAATCTCTTTGATCGCTTCACGGATCAGCAGTTCATTGTGTCCCATTCCGTAGAAATCACCCGTATCGAGAAAGTTGATACCAATGTCGATCGCGTGTCGAATAGTCGCAATACTTTCTGCATCATTGCTTTGTCGTCCGCTGTAGAAGTCGGACATTCCCATACAGCCAAGTCCTAAGGCTGAAACTTGAGTATTGCCGAGTTGACGATATTTCATGATGTGCCTCTCAAAGTTGAGTGAGTTGCGTTGATTTCATTAATTCAAGATCAATCGGTGAAGAACATGAAATTTTCTAGATAGGCTTGTTCATGTTACCTCAACAGAATTCGGCTACTGGGTCCAACCTGCGTTGGTGTCGATGTCGAGCCTTCTAGTACAACTCGGCTCACCTGTTGGAGTTGATTGTTGCTCAGAATGCCGCTGAGATTTGGATCAATCCCGATTGGGGGCGCAATCGGGGTCGGAGGTGCGATCGGTGCTGGATTAGGTGAACCGCTTGGTGGCGTGGGAGGCGCTTGGATTGGTGCTAAACCTGCTGGAATCGTGACGCGCAATTGAACGGGCATCGCATCGATTCGGAAGGAGTTCACCGTGGGACGGGGTGGCAGTTGCGGATTGGTGTTGAAATTGTAGTGCGATCGAAAATCGAACACAGTCGGACTCGTGCCTCCGGTGCGATCGCTGTATCTCGGTCCTTGTCCATTGATGTCAAATGTGCCTTGATACTGGAGTCCGGTGCTTGGATCGGTTGCAGTTCCGGTATATCTACCTCGGACTACTAATTCATCTTGAATCGTGCCGTGGAATCGAGTTGGGGCATTGTGATTGCGGCGAATCGGTTCGAGTTGACCGTTTGATAGTACGGGAGAGGTTAGAGTGCCGTCTGTGGACACGATCGGGATTCCACGAAAATCAACCCAGAATCGTCCTTGTCCATCGGTTTGAACGAGATTGGGGTTAAAATCTTGAGCCGAGTAGACGAGTTGACCGTTTCTAAAGAAGCGTCCTTGTGAATCGGTATCGACTCTAGTTGTGCCTTGGTTGAAGTTCGGATTTTGGCTCGGAGGAACGACTGTACCCGTAATGACACCTGTGCTGCGGATGACGATTTGAGCCGAGGCAGACTGGACTCCGATCGTACCGAGAGAAAGAGCGAACCCTATGGGAAGCGAAGCTGCCGCAAAAACTGTTTTCATAAATTTAGAACCGGAAAGTAGCTCGAACTGCACCGACCACGATCGGATCGTTGGCGGCGTTGTGGTTGGAATTGAAGATTACGAAGATGCCAGGAGTGAGGTCGAGAAACGAGTTCAATCTGGCGCGGTAGAATGCTTCTAAATGCAGTGCGGTGTCAGGTTGTCCGCCTCTGCTCCCTGTATCACTGAACCGAGGAAAATTATAACCATCCGGTAAGGTACTGTTTGTGATCTTAGGCGGTTGCCCAAAGAGAATTCCTCCGAGATTTCCGGGTACGAATAGATCAGGAAACGCGGAAAAGACCATCCAGTTTGTGGTTTGGACAGAACCAGAGATGTCGATCGCTTTCGAGCTTGTCCATCCACCCCAACCGCCGATCGTGAATTTCGGATTTAATCGCCAAGCGAGTGTTCCCCCGATCGCATGAGTGGTAAATGCAGAATTCGTCGGCGCAAAAGGTGAGAGCAGTTGCGAATCTCCGATACCCGTTCCAAGGAAGCCATCCGGCGATCGAGAAAATAAATAGTGAATGCCAATGTCGATCGTATTCGTGGGCGCGATCGTCAATTGTGCTCCTGCGACATATCGACCTCCGACCAATCCACCTGCATTAGAATTCCCTGCAAACGAAGGCAGTTCGGCGCTGTAAAGTCCTTGCAAGCTAAGACGTGGATTGATTTGCCAATCGAAACCGACTCCACCGATTCCATTCCCGATCGCTAAGATTGGATTGCGCTGACCGAGTAACGAAAGCGTTCCTTCCCCTGCACCTTCTAAGGGATTGATGCCTCGGAAAACATTAGAAGGATTCACGCCAGATGCACCAATCAGAACCCCAAAATTATTTGCAACTGGGAATCGATAGGATAAGTCACTGATGAAAACCTGATTCTCTAGATCGGATTCATAAGAAAGCCGCCCCATGTTGGTGAATAGGTTGGGAGCATTCGATCGAACATTTCCTGTTTGCAGCGTTGTTAAGAGCAAATCCCGTCCACTAAACGAAGTCGCCAGTGAAATCTGCACATTATTCGTTAAAGTTGGCTTCGTTTCTGCTTGACGCTCTGGAGTGCCATCTCTTGGGAAAAGATCAATATCCGCTTTGTTGCTGAATTGAGTCGATACGATCGCTTGTCCAACTAATCGAGTTGTCGTTGAAAACTGATTCTTTTCTAAAGTCGCAGTTCGAGCTTCTAAGTTATCAACTCGTCCTTTCACTTCTGCAAGCTCAGTCGAGAATTCAGCCTGTAGTTTTTGCAGTGCATCCAAATCTTGGCGAGTTACAGCATTCGATCGCTGAGCGTTAATCAATTCTTGAACTCGATCGAGACAAGCATTCAATCCTGCTGCAAATTCGTATCGAGTCAATGCTCGATTTCCTCGAAAGGTTTGGTCTGGATAACCTGCAATACAGCCATACCGTTCTACTAAACTTTGAAGTGCCTGAAATGCCCAATCGGTCGGATGCACATCTGACAATTGAGAAACAGAAGTGACCTGTTCCATTCCGTCTGAGCTAAATTCTGGAACGGCTGAGGGCAGAGGTTCTATAGTGAGTCGATCGAGATCGGGTTGAACTTCTTTAGTGTCAGATTTTACAGTGCTAAATTCTGGCGATCGCTCAGTTTCTGGAGCGGTCACGGTGGTGCTAATTGGAGGAGCGACGGACTGAACGGAGTTCTGAAGCGTCTTCTTTTGGGCAATTAACGGGGGCTGTTGGGGGGGAAGCGCGGTGCCTTCGGCTAAGCGAAAGCTTTCCGCTCCAATGTCGGTCATCGTCAATTTATATTAAGTGTTGGCATTTCCCTTATACCCAAACACTTGTATAAAATCTCACTTTACATAATGATCCACTCGTTGAATACTCAAAATAGTGAAGCGGCTGGATTGGATCACGATCGCTAATTTGTTGTGAGTGCAGTGATTAATTGAGCGATCGCAGGACTAAGATTTGACAGCACAACCACCGAAGCCGCAGCAATAATAATTGTGGTTGCCATCCGTACCATCGCATCTGTGCCTTTTTGATAGACATCAAATTTGTAATCAATTCGATCGACTTTCTCTTCTAATTGGCTAAATTTTCCTTCCAACTTGCCAAATCTTTCGTCAACTTTCTCTTCAAGCTGTACTACTGTTGCATTGAGTTGTAGCAAAGCATCACGAATATCAGTATTGGTTGGATTTTCTGGAATGTTCATTTTGGAGTTCGGACAAGATGAGTCTATTTTATCTCGATCGACCAATCACCCTTCTCTAAATTGTCTCATCTAAGACAGAATCAGTGGGTCGATCGCACTTTTCTCGATCAACTCTCGATCGCTGATGAATATTGCCAAATCGTTAAAAATCTTCCATCTTTGATCAGGAAAACTGATTTTTTGAGTACAAATACTTATAAAAAACGCAGATTTTCAAAAAATAATTCTGAAATCCATATAACTTAAAGCTTTCAGACGTTCACATTTTGGAAACAGCCTATAGAATGAGCAATTGAAATTTCGAGGGAATCGGACTTTCAGACGATCTGAATTTCCCACCTTGGCGTTTCACAAACCCGTCTCATTTGAGACACGAAAACCCTGATTACTTCTCTTAGGAGATTCTTATGAACAAAGGTGAACTCGTTGATGCAGTGGCAGAAAAGGCAAGTGTCACGAAAAAACAAGCCGATGCAGTCCTGTCCGCCGCGATCGAAACGATCGTCGAAGCGGTTTCCTCTGGTGACAAAGTGACCTTGGTAGGTTTCGGATCGTTTGAATCGCGTGAACGCAAAGCGCGGGAAGGACGCAACCCCAAAACTGGCGATAAAATGGAAATTCCTGCAACTCGCGTTCCTGCATTTTCGGCAGGAAAACTCTTCAAAGAGAAGGTTGCACCCGAAGATTAAGCCCACCGTTGTAAGCAGGCAGGAAAACATTTTGGTTCGTCCAACGCATGGGGGAAACGTATCTTGGGCAGCAAGTCTCGCTGGCTGTTCCCCCAGTGCAATTCTTGATTTTTCTGCCAGTATCAACCCACTCGGAACTCCGAAATCGGCAATTGAAGCGATTCAAGCCCATTTGCCGTTACTGCGAGATTATCCTGATCCGAACTATCAGCAGGTGCGATCGATGCTAGCTCAGATCCACCAGCTTTCTCCGGACTGGATTTTGCCCGGTAATGGGTCGGCGGAGTTGCTGACTTGGGCGTGTTGGGATTTGGCGGAATTGGAGCAAACTGCGCTGTTTGTGCCTGCATTTGGCGACTATTTTCGAGCGCTAGATGCGTTTGGGGCAAAGATTCAGCGGGTTCCAATCGAGTCGAATCTGAAAGGTTCTCGATCGACTGGGTTGCTGTTGAATAATCCGCACAATCCAACAGGAAAATTGTTCGATCGTGCTTGGATTCAACAACAGTTGGATCAGTTTGCGCTGGTCGTGGTGGATGAGGCGTTTATGGACTTCTTGCCACCAGAACAAAGTTTGATTTCGGAAATTGAGAAGTATCCGAATTTGGTGATTTTACGATCGCTGACGAAGTTCTATGCGCTGCCAGGATTGCGGTTTGGATATGCGATCGCTCATCCCGATCGGATTAAATCTTGGCAAGAACGGCGCGATCCGTGGTCGGTAAATACTTTGGCAACAGTGGCGGCTGAAGCAGTTTTACAAGATCACGAATTTCAGAAACAGACATTCGACTGGTTGGAAGTAGCTCGTCCACAGCTTTTTAATGGATTAAAAGCGATCCCAGGACTATCTCCGCTTCCAGGTGTCGCAAATTATTTTCTGGTTAAATCTGAACGTTCCGTCTCGCAATTACAGAAACAATTACTAGAACACGATAAGATTCTTATTCGAGATTGCTTGAGTTTTGCGGAATTGGGCGATCGCTATTTTCGAGTGGCGGTTCGCTTACCTGCGGAAAATCAGCGTTTAATTGATGGGCTAACTTCATGCCTGCTGACTACGATTTCGTAATTATCGGATACTCAGAAACGGGAATTTATGCGGCAATCGAAGCGGCTCGAAAACGGGCAAGGGTCGCTCTGGTAGAGCAAGATTGTCAGCCGAAAATTTCACGCGGAACTGTCCTTTCTCAGTTTGCAAAAATAATTCATCAAAGTTCTCGATCGCTCTTCGATTCGGATGTAAAACTTCAGTTTGATTCGATCAATCGATATACAGATGCGATCGCTCAATCTCATCAGGAATATTACGATCGAGCCAGATTAGAAGCGTTAGGAATTGAGTTCATTTCCGGTGCAGGTGAATTCTGTCGCAAGCCCCAGACTGGATTTACGGTAAAAGGTCGAATTCTGCGATCGCGTTCTTATCTAATCGCAACCGATTACACGCCGATCGTTTCCGAAATGGTGAGCGCTTCAGGCGTTGAATTTCTCACTCCGAATTCTGTGATTACGAAGATTCCAGAATCGATCGTGATGATTGGCGATGATGCGATCGGGGTTGAGTTTGCTCAGTTGTATTCCCGATTGGGCGCACAAGTGACAATGTTAATTCGACAGCCGCACTTGTTATCGATCGCTGATTTGGAAACGGCTTTCTTGGTTCAATCTGCGCTCGAAGCTGAGGGAATCCGAATCATTAATGCGCTACATATTCGAGATGTGCGGCAAAACGGGAATCGAAAAATAATCGATATTGAGAATTATACGATCGAAGCCGATGAGCTTTTTATCGCAGCAGGATGGCAGCAAAACGTTTCTAATTTGAATCTGCAAGCATTAGAAATTGATTCACCGATCCAACTCAACGATCGATTACAGACGAATCATCCTCGCGTTTATTGGATTACTCATCCGATTCAATCGATCGCCCGTTATCAAACCGATATTGTTCTAAAGAATCTATCATCTCTGCCCATTTATAAAGTCGATTACGATCGTGTTGTTCAATCTGTTGCAACTGATCCAGAATTTGCTTGGATTGGAATGACTGAAACTCAAGCGATTCGCCGTTATCGTCGTGATGTGATGATTTTACGTTTGCCGTTTAATACTTTAATGCAGGCACAAATCACCGGAGCAACTACCGGACTGTTTAAACTGATCGTGCGGCGCAATGGTCAAATTTTAGGAGCGCATATTGTTGGAGAAAGAGCGACAGAATTGATTCATTTGATGTCGATCGCAATCTCTGAAAATTTGAAAGTGCAATACTTCGATCGTTTTTCTTATGCGTCTCCAGCATTCTCAGAAATATTCAGAACTGCGGCTCACGAATATCGCAAGTTACGACGAAATTATTTTCTGCAAGATTTACAAGAGAGCTACTTTGCTTGGCAGCGAAATCGGACTAATTTGGACGGGCGACGATAACCCCGATCGCATCTTCCACCCGGTTCAAATAAGTCTCTAAGTCTGAAGAAATCTTCACGCCTCGTCCCGGAGCCGCGTGAATAATGCCAACTTCACCATTTGGACTGCGATAGACGAATCCGGTATGAGTCACATCTAAACCAGGAACACGAGTCGCGATCGCTAAAATATCCCCAGATTTCAGTTCACTATACCGACTCCGAATCTGATTCGTCGGAATGTAATTTACCGTTGTCGCATTCAATCGCGCTTCCATTTGCTCAATACACTGATGCTCTTTCTCACTAGCGACTAATTTCGGATATTTCTTCCAATTCGTACTCATGAAATTGAGCGGTTTACCGAGCGATATTCCACCCAACTCTTTCGTGATATCAGTGACAATCCCGCGACGTTGATTATCTTCGATCCAGTACGAGAAGTAATGTAATCGACTACAGTAGCCGTTAATTTCTCCGTTCTCGTATCGCTGTTGTTGTAGATGTTGCGTGAAACGATTCGATGAATAATCTTGATTAACAATTCCACGTGCCATTGCAAGAACAGTTTCTACAAACAATACACAATCGAATTCTCGTAGCGATGTAAAAAGTGTTTCATTTTTTGATCGATCGAGCAATCCTTCTGCGTAAGGTGTTTCTAGAAACTGTTCCGAAACGGCTTGAGTAATTTCTCCAAGCGATCGACGATGCCAATGTTGCTCGATCGCTAATTCCGTAATCTTTTGAAAAACTTTCTGATCCGGTTTCGCTAAGGGTTCTGGAGGCACAAGTGAGATCGAAGAAACAGGCTGTAAAGCGATTTTGGGGGCTTCCGGTTGAATTTCCAGACTTGTCCCGCATCCGAGTAGGAACGCGATCGTTGTCAAAGCATACAATTTTCTCATCGCGTTCCTGCTCAAATCGCCGTCACGATTCTACTGGAAAAACACAGAATGTTCCTACGAATCGTTACTTAGCATCCTTACAGCTAATTTCGCCTAACTGAAGACGACGCGCTTCTTGGGCGACCCGTTCGCACATTTGCCGACTGCCGACTTGACTTTGGAACGAATTAAATTCGTCGATCGACAAAGCTGGCTTCTGATCCGCCAAGATTTGGTAGAAGCTTTGACGAAACTGCTGACACAAATTCCGCACTTGATCGCGTGAACTTGAATCAACCTGACCGATATTCTGACAAACGCCGCTCGGAACATTACCGCCTGTCGCTTGTTGGAGTTGCCCTTGAAGGGTCTGACGACGTTGTTCTAAGGCGACTGCTGCTCGAACATAGCGAGTGAAGGCGGACTCTTGGGCGAACGCGGAAGAATTGAAGGCTTGGGACACGGTTGGGGCAGAAAAATCAGGTGCCCAGCCTGCTAAGACCGCGATCGAAGAAAATGCACCTAACACGATCGAGCGTTTAACGAGCCAACGAGAGAGAGAAGAAAAATCACGGTTCATCATCATAAGGCGGTGTGACATTCCGAAAACTAGCACACAAGAGAGGTACAAATAATCTGAATTATTTTACTCGCAAGAAGTTCCAGGACACGGAAAAAACTTTGAAAGATTTCGGTTCAGAACGATGAAGCAATGATTTCGATAATAATAAAGTAACGAGTTTGATGACTGCCGATGACTGGTCAACTGCTGAATTCAGAAGAAATCGTCACGGAGCTAGACATTAGCCATTTGACGATCGAGGACGATACGCCCGTGGACAATATCCAATCTGAAAAGCAACAACGGCTCCTCGTTGAACCGCTTTACAGTGCCAAAGTACTCTCATCCCTGTTTCTGGTGGCGGCAAATGTTGGGCTGTTCTATAAGCTGAAGAGCGATCCGGTCGTTCCTGATGTCATGCTCAGTTTGGGTATTCAGTGTGCCGAAGACTTTTCTCAAAAAGCGAATCGTTCTTACTTTGTGTGGGAATTTGGCAAGCTTCCAGAAGTTTGTATCGAAATTGTCTCGAATGCGGAAGGCGATGAACTGATTTTGAGCCGAAAATCGCAGCAGAAGGGAAAGTCGATCGCTAAAAAAGAACTCTATTCCCAAATTGGCATTCCTTACTACGTCGTGTTCGACCCATTGCAACGAATCCAGGGTGAGAACGAGATGAATGGCGCAATGTTACGAGTCTGGTCGAATTTTGCGGGTCGATGTACCGAGTTAACTGCACGGCAAGGCATCACAGAGGTCGGACAGTGGATTTGGCTAGAGGAAGTGGGATTGGGACTCACGCTCTGGTCAGGACAGTTTGAAGATGACGTGATGCGGCTCTGGTTGCGGTGGTGCGATCGAACCGGACAAGTCGTTCCCACAGGTGCAGAACTGGCAGAAATTGAGCGGCAACGAGCAGAAACCGAACGGCAACGGGCAGAGGAAGCCGAGGCGAAAGCGCAACGATTGGCGGAACGATTACGATCGATGGGAATTGATCCAGACGAAGTTTAACGCCGTTGGAAAATCTGACAGAGTTCGATCGTTTTAGTTTGAAGCGCGATCGTTTCGTCACTTCCTCGCTTCAGACTGAATTCCAAATCGAGCAAAATTGGTAAAACTCTTTGCAACTGTGCCACTGAAGTCGAGAAAAGCTCTTGTTTAAGAAAGTAAAGCTGTTTCGGATTGTTCAATTCCGCAGCTTTGGCAATTTCTCGATCGTCGCGTTCTCCTGATTCGAGCATTAATTTAATCCACAAGCGCAACCGAAACTGCCCGACTAATGTGCTGACAATTCGCAATGCGGGTTCGTTCTGACGGAGAAGATCCGCCACTAATTCCAGAGATTCAGCGGTTTTACCTTGACGAATTGCGGCAAGTAATTTCAGCGAACTTTGGGTGCTGGCAGTGACCAGCGGCGCGATCGCATTCTCATCCAGCGGCTTTTTCGTTTCCCCTGCAAACACTTTCAGCTTTTCGAGTTCGCTATAAAGCTGGCGGGTATCATTTCCGACCGCTTCGGTGACGTAATCGATCGCTTTCGAGGTCAATTTCAAATCCAATTCCTGAGCCACTTGCTGCACTTGTTTCGCAATCAGTTCCGTTTTCCAGGGCGGAATCAGCGAAAATTCCTGGATCGTGGCGTGAGTTTGTAGCAGTTTCGTTGATTTCAAGCGCCCGTCCGGTTTCGTTGAACTGGTGAGCAAAAGAGTCGTACTTTCAGGCAAAGCGGAAATTGTTCGATCGAGTTCGCTCAAAACTTCTTCTGGACAGCGTTGTGCCAAAGTCGTATCCGCTAGCCAAACTAAGCGATTCCCCGATCCAAACGGTGGAGTCATCGCTTGATTGAGCGCCTGCACCACGGCATCACTTTGATCTGACGAAAATTTATCAAAATTAAAACTTTCCCACATTGGGTCAAGCGTCTTCTGCTTCAAGACTTTCACCGCTTGGGAAATCGCAAAACTATCCTCGCCCCAATAAAAGTAAATCCCCATACCGAACTCCGCTTTCCCCTAGCTTAGAGTAATCATTCATCGTTAAATCTCTCGGAGTAGGATGTCACTTTACCGTTAGATTTAAGAATGGATTTCTAATTTATCGATTTACGGCGCGAGGCGATCGCACATTGGACGAGAATTATCAAACTTTCCTCAATCGGGTGATGCGGCTGACGCTTCCAGACACTTACAAGTCTCAGGTGCAGCACATCCAGGAGTCCCCGAAGTTCCAGCGCTTAAACGGCGAATGGATTCCGACTCCGTTTCCAGGCTACACGGTGATTACGCCGCCAGGGTCAGAAGACGGCAAAAATCTGGGCATCTACGAATCTCTACATCGTTATCAGGAAAAGATCGCGGAAACGTTAGGGGATGAGATGTTCGCGCCGATTCCACCTGAGAGTTTTCATGTGACGATCGCAGATCTCATCTGGAATGGGGCTTATCTCCACGCAGCGGAATCTCCAGGGTTCGATGACCGATTGCGCGATCGTGTAGCGAGTAGCTTGCGTCAGAGTCAACCGATGAGTACTGGACAGTCCATTCGCTTCCAGGTGGTTGGATTAATGGTGATGGCACGTGCGATCTCAGTCTGTCTTGCCACGACCGATGACATGGGATACGAACGGATTTTGAAATTGCGTCGATCGATTTACCAAAATCCCGATTTGATCGAGATTGGCATCGAGCAGCAATATTACTTTACGCCGCATATCACGCTCGGATATTTCGGCAAGCTGTCTCCAGAGTTGGATCGCGATCGATTGAGCCAAACGTTCGATGAATTGCATCAAGACTGGCTAGAAAACTATCCCGATAACGAGTTCTGGATTCATCAAGCCGAATTCCGGCGGTTTAATAACATGGCGGAATATGTCCGAAATCCGGATTGGGCGACGTTTCAGTTTTGATTAGAAAGGTCGATCGTTCGATCGACCTTTTTCAAATTTGAGCTGGATCAATTCCCATTTGCCTCAATCGTTCTGCTAATTCATTTGCCCGCTGTTCTGCCAGATCTGCCCGTTCTCGTGCTTGCTGGAGTCGTTGATCTAACTCGTCATAGCTCAAAAACTTCTCACCATTCGGGCGATAAATTTGCATCGGGTTCAGTTGCACATCGAATCGAATCCCCAATCGAGGACTGGTATAGATGGAAAAATCTTGGATCTCTTCGAGAAAGACATCGTTTCGGAGCCAACCGCGCAATCGATTGGTATCCGGATCGTAGAGATAATATTCTTCAACTCCGTAGCGATCGTAAAACAATAATTTTTGATCCATCTCCTGCTGCGTATTGCCGGGAGACAAAATCTCAAAAACAACTTGAGGCGGAATGTTTCCCTCTCGGTGTTGAATGTAAGATCCTCGTGCTGCACCATTTACACCGAGCGGATCACCTTTTGGTCTGCCAAAAACAACCATCGCATCCGGCGCGACTCGAAGATTGACTTTCCCTTCAACAGGATACCAGAGCAAATCGCCTGCAACAAAGACATTTGGATTATCTTGAAACAAGAGGTCTAGATTTTTCTTGATCAACACAATCCATTCAAACTGCTTGGTATTATCCGCCATCGGCTTGCCGTCGCTTTCTGGATAGATAATATCCGATTTAATTTCAGCAACCATAAGCTACATCCAATCCACAGCAAATTTTCTTTCCAACAAGCCCAAACCGAGATCGTCTGAAGAGAGCGATCGTACTTCATACAATGCCATCATATCTTTCAAGCTCGGATTGCCGCGACTCGCTCCTGTCAAACCTTTCGCGATCAGTAAGCCACAGATTCCTTTGGTTTTCTTACACCGCTGATCCCATTTTTTCCGCGCTTGAACATGCGTCGGATCGTCTTCGTCAAACTCACCGAAGAGATGCAAGTCGCCGTTCTGAGTTTGAAGCAAGCCCAAATCATAGCGGCTACCCACAAACGGATCAGATCCAGGATTAAAGCAAATTCCGCCCAGTCCTCCAGAGGCTTCGATCTCATCAATCATTTGTTTGGCTTTTGGGCGAGAAGTTTGGATCAGAATGATGGGTAAACCGTCGCCTGCTTGGGTTGGGACATCAAGTTGGGAATGCTCAGCCGTCGATCGTAGTTGTTCGACAATTTCCCAAGGCACGACTCCGAGACTCAGAAAGGAATTTTCGGGGACCAAATCATCCCGAATCATCGGCATATCCCCAAGTTCCGGTTCATCGTCATCCACCATCGCATACAGTTCCTCTGCGACTTCAGGCAAGGTTGTGACTTTGACGGAAATCGTATCGCCTTCGGGAGAAGAAATCTTGAATTTGCTACTAAGAGCAGGAAAAGCATCGTTCATCAGTTTGCG
Coding sequences within it:
- a CDS encoding hypothetical protein (hypothetical protein Npun_R4127;~similar to AA sequence:cyanobase_aa:LBDG_26130), with translation MKTVFAAASLPIGFALSLGTIGVQSASAQIVIRSTGVITGTVVPPSQNPNFNQGTTRVDTDSQGRFFRNGQLVYSAQDFNPNLVQTDGQGRFWVDFRGIPIVSTDGTLTSPVLSNGQLEPIRRNHNAPTRFHGTIQDELVVRGRYTGTATDPSTGLQYQGTFDINGQGPRYSDRTGGTSPTVFDFRSHYNFNTNPQLPPRPTVNSFRIDAMPVQLRVTIPAGLAPIQAPPTPPSGSPNPAPIAPPTPIAPPIGIDPNLSGILSNNQLQQVSRVVLEGSTSTPTQVGPSSRILLR
- a CDS encoding carbohydrate-selective porin OprB (similar to AA sequence:cyanobase_aa:LBDG_26120) encodes the protein MTDIGAESFRLAEGTALPPQQPPLIAQKKTLQNSVQSVAPPISTTVTAPETERSPEFSTVKSDTKEVQPDLDRLTIEPLPSAVPEFSSDGMEQVTSVSQLSDVHPTDWAFQALQSLVERYGCIAGYPDQTFRGNRALTRYEFAAGLNACLDRVQELINAQRSNAVTRQDLDALQKLQAEFSTELAEVKGRVDNLEARTATLEKNQFSTTTRLVGQAIVSTQFSNKADIDLFPRDGTPERQAETKPTLTNNVQISLATSFSGRDLLLTTLQTGNVRSNAPNLFTNMGRLSYESDLENQVFISDLSYRFPVANNFGVLIGASGVNPSNVFRGINPLEGAGEGTLSLLGQRNPILAIGNGIGGVGFDWQINPRLSLQGLYSAELPSFAGNSNAGGLVGGRYVAGAQLTIAPTNTIDIGIHYLFSRSPDGFLGTGIGDSQLLSPFAPTNSAFTTHAIGGTLAWRLNPKFTIGGWGGWTSSKAIDISGSVQTTNWMVFSAFPDLFVPGNLGGILFGQPPKITNSTLPDGYNFPRFSDTGSRGGQPDTALHLEAFYRARLNSFLDLTPGIFVIFNSNHNAANDPIVVGAVRATFRF
- a CDS encoding unknown protein (similar to AA sequence:cyanobase_aa:MAE32030), with the translated sequence MNIPENPTNTDIRDALLQLNATVVQLEEKVDERFGKLEGKFSQLEEKVDRIDYKFDVYQKGTDAMVRMATTIIIAAASVVVLSNLSPAIAQLITALTTN
- a CDS encoding DNA binding protein HU (similar to AA sequence:cyanobase_aa:LBDG_18670), translated to MNKGELVDAVAEKASVTKKQADAVLSAAIETIVEAVSSGDKVTLVGFGSFESRERKAREGRNPKTGDKMEIPATRVPAFSAGKLFKEKVAPED
- a CDS encoding threonine-phosphate decarboxylase (similar to AA sequence:cyanobase_aa:LBDG_18660), with protein sequence MVRPTHGGNVSWAASLAGCSPSAILDFSASINPLGTPKSAIEAIQAHLPLLRDYPDPNYQQVRSMLAQIHQLSPDWILPGNGSAELLTWACWDLAELEQTALFVPAFGDYFRALDAFGAKIQRVPIESNLKGSRSTGLLLNNPHNPTGKLFDRAWIQQQLDQFALVVVDEAFMDFLPPEQSLISEIEKYPNLVILRSLTKFYALPGLRFGYAIAHPDRIKSWQERRDPWSVNTLATVAAEAVLQDHEFQKQTFDWLEVARPQLFNGLKAIPGLSPLPGVANYFLVKSERSVSQLQKQLLEHDKILIRDCLSFAELGDRYFRVAVRLPAENQRLIDGLTSCLLTTIS
- a CDS encoding pyridine nucleotide-disulphide oxidoreductase dimerisation region (similar to AA sequence:cyanobase_aa:LBDG_18650), which gives rise to MPADYDFVIIGYSETGIYAAIEAARKRARVALVEQDCQPKISRGTVLSQFAKIIHQSSRSLFDSDVKLQFDSINRYTDAIAQSHQEYYDRARLEALGIEFISGAGEFCRKPQTGFTVKGRILRSRSYLIATDYTPIVSEMVSASGVEFLTPNSVITKIPESIVMIGDDAIGVEFAQLYSRLGAQVTMLIRQPHLLSIADLETAFLVQSALEAEGIRIINALHIRDVRQNGNRKIIDIENYTIEADELFIAAGWQQNVSNLNLQALEIDSPIQLNDRLQTNHPRVYWITHPIQSIARYQTDIVLKNLSSLPIYKVDYDRVVQSVATDPEFAWIGMTETQAIRRYRRDVMILRLPFNTLMQAQITGATTGLFKLIVRRNGQILGAHIVGERATELIHLMSIAISENLKVQYFDRFSYASPAFSEIFRTAAHEYRKLRRNYFLQDLQESYFAWQRNRTNLDGRR
- a CDS encoding hypothetical protein (protein of unknown function DUF1460;~similar to AA sequence:cyanobase_aa:PCC8801_4185), which gives rise to MRKLYALTTIAFLLGCGTSLEIQPEAPKIALQPVSSISLVPPEPLAKPDQKVFQKITELAIEQHWHRRSLGEITQAVSEQFLETPYAEGLLDRSKNETLFTSLREFDCVLFVETVLAMARGIVNQDYSSNRFTQHLQQQRYENGEINGYCSRLHYFSYWIEDNQRRGIVTDITKELGGISLGKPLNFMSTNWKKYPKLVASEKEHQCIEQMEARLNATTVNYIPTNQIRSRYSELKSGDILAIATRVPGLDVTHTGFVYRSPNGEVGIIHAAPGRGVKISSDLETYLNRVEDAIGVIVARPN
- a CDS encoding hypothetical protein (hypothetical protein MicvaDRAFT_0683;~similar to AA sequence:cyanobase_aa:LBDG_47730), with the translated sequence MMMNRDFSSLSRWLVKRSIVLGAFSSIAVLAGWAPDFSAPTVSQAFNSSAFAQESAFTRYVRAAVALEQRRQTLQGQLQQATGGNVPSGVCQNIGQVDSSSRDQVRNLCQQFRQSFYQILADQKPALSIDEFNSFQSQVGSRQMCERVAQEARRLQLGEISCKDAK